One stretch of Rhipicephalus sanguineus isolate Rsan-2018 chromosome 10, BIME_Rsan_1.4, whole genome shotgun sequence DNA includes these proteins:
- the LOC119371930 gene encoding zinc finger protein 600-like, with protein MSFCQIFSSARLPQCSPHHLGDGSSTQRAWLHCNPFQTSGRNSGYSEGVVVGERPTCTYCNKVFRKKGTLTAHLRIHTGEKPFHCHLCPRSFTQRATLVYHRRTHTGEKPYQCRYCPRSFARKMIQMDHERRRHLKHLNFIELGYLLLVRTANLCMPSSEKRVYVCALPESYAQDMMSPSEIKKYTNEWTVLVPTMFHNLAQQEASYSYLKIKRTFLTELTPNLQNNKSGSFTLVVLCHIFESHVQLSLLLARNTPISLADNWQPWDSKPACLSVHKASCVLLTMCHFGAGTLATYHRPESSSQLFSNMVRRPLRHPVSSYATISRKRMEGHRGREHNEKGSFKCDYCGKVLMQKYNLELHLRTHTGERPFRCPLCPMACAQKGVLVRHIRAHTGEKPFQCSFCPELFSRKSYRTKHEEKVHMRLVMHAAQGLQGS; from the exons ATGTCATTCTGTCAGATTTTCA GCTCTGCTAGATTACCTCAGTGCAGCCCTCATCACCTCGGCGACGGCTCGTCTACCCAACGAGCGTGGCTTCATTGCAACCCCTTTCAAACTAGTGGGCGTAACTCAGGCTACTCTGAAGGAGTGGTTGTCGGAGAGCGGCCCACTTGCACATACTGCAATAAGGTCTTCAGGAAGAAGGGAACCCTGACAGCTCACCTTCGCATCCACACTGGCGAGAAGCCATTCCATTGTCACCTGTGCCCTAGGAGCTTCACGCAGAGGGCAACTCTCGTGTATCACAGGCGAACGCACACTGGAGAAAAGCCATATCAGTGTCGCTACTGTCCCAGGTCCTTTGCGCGAAAGATGATACAGATGGACCACGAGCGCAGAAGGCATCTGAAGCATTTGAAC TTTATAGAACTGGGATATCTGCTTTTGGTTCGCACGGCAAATCT ATGTATGCCCAGCAGCGAAAAACGTGTTTATGTGTGCGCATTGCCAGAAAGCTATGCACAAGATATGATGTCTCCTTCGGAAATTAAAAAATACACAAATGAATGGACAGTACTAGTGCCAACAATGTTTCACAACCTAGCTCAACAAGAAGCATCTTACTCCTACTTAAAGATCAAGCGTACTTTTCTTACCGAGTTAACACCTAATCTTCAGAATAACAAATCGGGGTCTTTTACTTTAGTTGTGCTTTGCCATATTTTTGAGAGCCATGTTCAATTATCTCTCCTACTGGCACGTAACACGCCAATATCCTTGGCTGACAACTGGCAGCCTTGGGATAGCAAGCCAGCCTGCTTGTCTGTCCACAAAGCGTCTTGTGTCTTGCTCACAATGTGTCACTTTGGTGCAGGCACGCTCGCTACGTATCATCGCCCTGAGTCATCCTCTCAACTGTTCTCGAACATGGTGAGGCGTCCACTGCGGCATCCTGTTAGCAGCTACGCGACGATTTCCCGCAAGAGGATGGAAGGTCACCGAGGAAGAGAGCACAACGAGAAGGGTTCCTTCAAGTGCGACTACTGCGGCAAGGTCCTCATGCAGAAATACAACCTGGAATTGCACCTGCGCACCCACACTGGCGAACGACCGTTCCGCTGTCCCCTGTGCCCCATGGCGTGCGCTCAAAAGGGTGTCCTCGTGCGCCACATACGAGCGCATACCGGCGAAAAGCCGTTTCAGTGCAGTTTTTGTCCGGAGTTGTTCAGCCGCAAGTCGTATCGGACGAAGCACGAGGAGAAAGTACACATGCGGCTTGTCATGCATGCTGCACAAGGATTGCAGGGTAGCTAA